One window of Candidatus Zixiibacteriota bacterium genomic DNA carries:
- a CDS encoding CocE/NonD family hydrolase, giving the protein MAKLISKKTRETILTVAVIVLIVLVAFFYIIYPLITVPKMTARPDGSRFEDPEFRLANNIEPFVAAGLAPDSFAVSSNDNLRLASVRFAPTDSSLKPRGTVILLHPDDTDRTFFMPYIQPLLDSGWSVVLYDQRAAGVSGGIYRFAGSYEADDLIEMVAYLNIHSQMPAPVVAVGFGLGGDAALGGAGKDKRISAVIAVTPYLSSSRWLEASRRKQGALWIPLHPMVYFWWYQKLSGFPFDRTGPGEIAPPETATTLFADTELLNSKELKSLREKAGPEYLQVAELPSDPEQLRRQLLDAFFKVR; this is encoded by the coding sequence GTGGCAAAATTAATATCAAAAAAGACCCGCGAGACGATTCTGACCGTAGCGGTCATAGTGCTGATAGTCCTGGTCGCTTTCTTCTATATAATCTACCCACTGATTACTGTACCGAAGATGACCGCCCGTCCTGACGGAAGCCGCTTCGAAGACCCGGAGTTCCGCCTTGCCAACAATATTGAGCCTTTTGTCGCCGCGGGACTCGCGCCAGATAGTTTCGCCGTCTCCTCCAACGACAACCTGCGCCTCGCCTCCGTCCGCTTTGCGCCTACCGACAGCAGCCTTAAGCCGCGGGGAACCGTGATTCTGCTTCATCCTGACGACACCGACCGGACTTTCTTTATGCCATATATTCAACCCTTACTTGACTCCGGGTGGAGTGTTGTTCTGTATGACCAGCGAGCGGCCGGAGTTTCGGGCGGAATTTATCGCTTTGCCGGAAGTTATGAAGCCGATGACCTGATAGAAATGGTCGCTTATCTGAATATTCATAGCCAGATGCCGGCTCCAGTGGTGGCGGTCGGATTTGGTCTGGGGGGTGATGCCGCCCTGGGGGGGGCCGGAAAAGACAAAAGAATCAGCGCCGTTATAGCCGTGACACCCTACCTCTCAAGCTCCCGCTGGCTGGAGGCTTCCCGCCGGAAACAGGGCGCCCTCTGGATTCCGCTGCATCCGATGGTCTATTTCTGGTGGTACCAGAAACTCTCCGGATTTCCTTTCGACCGGACCGGACCTGGCGAGATTGCGCCGCCGGAAACGGCGACTACTCTCTTTGCCGATACTGAACTGCTCAATTCGAAAGAGCTGAAATCGCTCCGAGAAAAGGCGGGACCGGAATATCTCCAGGTGGCGGAGTTGCCCTCCGACCCGGAACAGTTGCGCCGTCAACTCCTGGACGCGTTTTTCAAAGTTCGCTGA